The nucleotide window ATTCGCGCGACAGGAAGGCGTCAGCGGTCTTATCGCCGGTGACACCCTTCTCTGCGTCCCAGGTAATCTCTTTCTCCGCACGGTACGCCACGTTCCCCAACAGTACCGCTTCTGCGAGCCGCCCCGCGTAAGCGAAGTTACACAGCGGCGTACCATTGCCCTTGCAGGCCTCCAGCCACTCCTTGTGGTGCCCGATCGACGGCGCAATAGATTTCGATGGGGCTTTGAACTCCTTCGCTGCCGAGTCGGGCATCATGGTGTACCTGCCGTAGTCCGCAGCGAGTTGCGCTTTTGTACCCACGAACAGGACGCCTGAACTGTAACCCTTCAGTCCGCTCACGCCAGAAGGCGCGGTCGTACCGTGTTCCCAGGTAAGTTGAACCTCGCCCCGGACCTTCGTCTTCGGGAACGTGTAGTCGACTGACATCACGTCCGGGGTATCGTTGTCACCCGCATAGGTCTTCGTGCCGGTCGCCTTCACGCGAGTTGGAGAGGTAAGACCCAGCGCCCAATAGGGCAGATCGATGTAGTGGCACCCCAGGTCCGCGAGGGTTCCGCCGCCCCACTGCCACCACCACCGCCAGTGGAAGTGCGGCCACGCGAAATTCCAACTCGACTTGTTCACCTCGACCTCGAAGAACTCACTCTTCGTCGGCCCCATCCACAAATCGAGATCGAACTTTGCCGACGGCTTTGAGGTGAGCTTCTTCCCACCCACCGGCTTGCTGCTGTTCCAGACGTGAACCTTCTTGATCTCGCCAAGCAGACCCGATTGCACAACCTCCACGACGCGGCGGTAATTCTCGCCCGCGTGGATCTGCGTGCCCATTTGCGTCACGACCTTCTTTTTCGCAGCGAAAGCGGTCATGTGACGCACTTCCGCCACCGTCTCGGCCATCGGCTTTTCGCAATACACGTGTTTGCCGAATTCGATTGCCAAACACGACGGCAACGCATGCGTGTGGTCCGGAGTACTCACCACGACAGCGTCGATCGATTTGTGCGCCTTATCGAACAGCTCGCGGTAATCGGTAAAGAAGGCAGCCTTCGGAAACTGCGCCCGGGCCTTCTGCGCGTTCTCCGGGTCCACATCACACAGAGCCACGACATTCTCGTGAGCAACGCCGGCGACATTCGCGGCCCCGCGGTTCGCAACGCCAATCACCGCGACGTTCAGCTTTTCGTTCGCGTTGCGAGCACGCACGACCATCGGCGCGGTGAAGGCGGCGCCGACGGTAGCGAGGAATTTCCGACGAGTGAGACGAATTGGCATGATTGGCTCCTGAGAATCGCTGGGACTGAGCCCGAATTGCTGTGGGGCGGGTAACACTCCTCGCGAGTGTACACGACCAGAGTGAGGTAAAAAGGAAGAATTGGATCGAACGGGTGAGGGAGAGCGGCGCGTTGAGCGAACAGGGCGACGCGCCGCCCTCGACCTCGACCCGCGCTCCCTGGGCGACATGGAGCTTAAGCGGGAAAAACCTGCTGGTGTAGTATCCTCATGGCATGTAACGCTGCCGGATGCGAAATTCGGACTTCGAAAATCACAGAACCCTTTAGCGGAAATCACAAACCCTTATCCATTAACATCTTCCGCCCGAAAAAAACCCGACCACGTCACATTTGCCGCACCGAACCATGTTAGAACTCGAACGAACAACCTAACCAACCCGGCAACGGAACTATTACGACGATCCGCGCACCGCCGCTACGCGACAGTAACCGAGGTCGGCGGTACAATCGCGGTCACACCCACAACGGAGGGCTCCGCATGGCGATTCCGCCACTCGCGATCGGCGTTTGCAGTTGGTCGCTCCAGGTAACCAACGTTCCGGAACTGAAAACCTTTCTCGACAAACTCGGAATCGAAGTGGTGCAGATCGCCTGCGGTGACCCGCACCACGCGAGTTGGGCCGAAGGCGAGGACTTACCGTCTGCCGCGCTCGCTGCAGGGTTCAAGATGTCGGGTGCGATGCTCGGTTTTCCGGGCGAAGACTACACCACCCCACAGACCATCGAAAAGACTGGCGGGTTCGGTGATTCTGCGACCCGCCCCGAACGGCTGGAATGCTTCAAGTGGGGGTTGGCGCGCACAAAGGCACTGGGGCTGTCCGATCTCATGTTGCACGCCGGGTTCATCCCCGCGGTCGGTTCGCCGGAGCGGAAGGCGTTTCTGGACACACTGGCCACAGTGTCGGAACTCGCACAAGCAGCGGGTGTGACTGTGGCGTTCGAAACGGGGCAAGAGTCCGCCGCCCTGCTCCGCCGAACCCTGGACGACCTGAAGTGCCCGAACCTGAAGGTCAACTTCGACCCGGCGAACATGCTGCTTTACGACATGGACGACCCGCTACGGGTTCTGGACCTTCTTGCGCCGGACATCCGCAGTGTTCACCTGAAGGATGCAAACCGGCCGACGGTGAAAGGAACGTGGGGGACCGAGGTGCCGCTCGGGACGGGGCAGACCAACACGCGCGAGTTCGTCAAGGCACTGAAGCGAATCGGCTTCACGGGACCGCTGTGCATTGAGCGCGAGGTCGGGAACCAGCAAGAGCGGTTCTGGGACATCGAACACGGGGTCCGGTTCTTACGCGAATGCTTGGCTTCTTGAGCCATCCGTCTGTTGCGAGATTCGGTGAGGTTCGTGGGTTGTTACGGAACTGACTTACGAACCCCACCGGAGCGAACGACCTGCAGATCACCTCAGCCCACTAAACTCCCACCGCCACGAATTCCGGCACCGGACAATCTGCAAACTCCGTGCTTGCCACGAAGATGCACCCCGCGTTTGGGCACTTCACGCGCAGGTCCGCCGGCATCCCTTCGCTCGCGGTCGTGAGAATCAGTTTCACTCCGTTGGGACGTTTCACCAAAAAGGGACAGGTCACGCGCGGCGAGCCCGGCGTGGTCCATTCTTCGAGAGCCGCACCGGTCGCGAGTGAAAATCGTACAGCCCGACCCGCTTCCACGAAATCGGGATTGAAGAACGCAACGATTACCGACCCATCGCCGCAATCACACATGCCGTCCGGAAAACCCGCTTGGTTCGACAGGTCGAGCGCGACGCCATCGGGCACAGCGGTTCGGGCCGCTACGTCGAGACGATGACGAACAACCTTTCGCGTCGGCGTATCGATGTCGTAGAGGACCAGACCGCGATCGTCGGTGGCAAACACCTTCCCGTTCGAACAGACCTGCTTAGCCGCCAGAAGTGAGATACGGTTGTCCTCGGGCGTGTAAAGGTAAAGCTGTGCGAGCTTCGCCTCTTCATCGAACTGTGTGTCCTTCGTACCAAACACCACCGCCCTTCCGCCGGGAACGATCTCTGCGTCGTTAATGATCGTCCGCGGGTTGTCGTCAGGAATCGTTGCGAGCGGATCGGACCATTTACCGTTCGCGACATCGCACACCCGAAGCTGCTTATCGACCCCGACCAGCATCCGGTTCCCGCCGGCGATGGGAAGAGCGAAACCCGGACGGCCCGGGCACGGCTCGATGAGGTCTTCGGCGAATTGGTCGTCCGGGAAATGCACCCGCAGTTCACCGTTCTTAGCAGAGGAATTGAGCTGAATGTTGACCCACGCCAAGCCGGCCTTTCCCCCCACGGTGAGCCAACGGGGGCCTTCAGGCAGGAACCGGTCCTCTTCCTCAATGAAATCGATGTAGACGATCGCTTCGGTGCTTCTCATCGCGGTACTCCGATCGCAGTTCGGCCACTACACTATGCCTATTCAGAGGATACGAACGGAGCCGGGCCATGTTCCTGTCGGGGAAGTCGGCACTCATCACCGGGAGCAGCCAGGGCATCGGTTTAGGTGTCGCGCAGGCGTTCGCGTCGAGCGGCGCGAGGGTGGTTGTCACCTCCGAGAAGCCTTTAGCCAAGTGCCCGGAAGTGCTGCGGTTGCTCAGCGACTACGAACACACTCGGTACGTCCAGGCCGACCTATTAAGCGAGGGCGAACCCGAACGGCTGGTAGACGAAGCGTGGGCAGCGTTTGGCGGGATCGATGTTCTGGTCAACAACCTCGGAACCTACAAAGAGCCACCGCTGACACAACTCACCCGGGACCACTTCGACTTCATTTTCCGGCTGAACGTGTGGATTCCAGTCGCGATCACGCGCGAGGTGGTGCGGCGCGCACAGGTCGCGCGGCGGGGGGGACGCATCCTGTTCAGCACGTCGCTCAACGCGACCCGCTCCGAGCCACT belongs to Gemmata obscuriglobus and includes:
- a CDS encoding Gfo/Idh/MocA family protein, with translation MLPAPQQFGLSPSDSQEPIMPIRLTRRKFLATVGAAFTAPMVVRARNANEKLNVAVIGVANRGAANVAGVAHENVVALCDVDPENAQKARAQFPKAAFFTDYRELFDKAHKSIDAVVVSTPDHTHALPSCLAIEFGKHVYCEKPMAETVAEVRHMTAFAAKKKVVTQMGTQIHAGENYRRVVEVVQSGLLGEIKKVHVWNSSKPVGGKKLTSKPSAKFDLDLWMGPTKSEFFEVEVNKSSWNFAWPHFHWRWWWQWGGGTLADLGCHYIDLPYWALGLTSPTRVKATGTKTYAGDNDTPDVMSVDYTFPKTKVRGEVQLTWEHGTTAPSGVSGLKGYSSGVLFVGTKAQLAADYGRYTMMPDSAAKEFKAPSKSIAPSIGHHKEWLEACKGNGTPLCNFAYAGRLAEAVLLGNVAYRAEKEITWDAEKGVTGDKTADAFLSREYRKGWELPG
- a CDS encoding SDR family NAD(P)-dependent oxidoreductase; its protein translation is MFLSGKSALITGSSQGIGLGVAQAFASSGARVVVTSEKPLAKCPEVLRLLSDYEHTRYVQADLLSEGEPERLVDEAWAAFGGIDVLVNNLGTYKEPPLTQLTRDHFDFIFRLNVWIPVAITREVVRRAQVARRGGRILFSTSLNATRSEPLHTLYDASKGAVNALTRQLAVELAPLGFTTAAVAPGLVETPLTDFGLKSSPAEREAVIGQIPVRRIATVEDVAWWYVFLASDRANYSTGSVFTVDGGLDAQQMAVRPVTEAEKK
- a CDS encoding sugar phosphate isomerase/epimerase family protein, translated to MAIPPLAIGVCSWSLQVTNVPELKTFLDKLGIEVVQIACGDPHHASWAEGEDLPSAALAAGFKMSGAMLGFPGEDYTTPQTIEKTGGFGDSATRPERLECFKWGLARTKALGLSDLMLHAGFIPAVGSPERKAFLDTLATVSELAQAAGVTVAFETGQESAALLRRTLDDLKCPNLKVNFDPANMLLYDMDDPLRVLDLLAPDIRSVHLKDANRPTVKGTWGTEVPLGTGQTNTREFVKALKRIGFTGPLCIEREVGNQQERFWDIEHGVRFLRECLAS
- a CDS encoding SMP-30/gluconolactonase/LRE family protein, which produces MRSTEAIVYIDFIEEEDRFLPEGPRWLTVGGKAGLAWVNIQLNSSAKNGELRVHFPDDQFAEDLIEPCPGRPGFALPIAGGNRMLVGVDKQLRVCDVANGKWSDPLATIPDDNPRTIINDAEIVPGGRAVVFGTKDTQFDEEAKLAQLYLYTPEDNRISLLAAKQVCSNGKVFATDDRGLVLYDIDTPTRKVVRHRLDVAARTAVPDGVALDLSNQAGFPDGMCDCGDGSVIVAFFNPDFVEAGRAVRFSLATGAALEEWTTPGSPRVTCPFLVKRPNGVKLILTTASEGMPADLRVKCPNAGCIFVASTEFADCPVPEFVAVGV